One part of the Roseomonas gilardii genome encodes these proteins:
- a CDS encoding AI-2E family transporter — MPDPSPATSAPSLAPGSVPGIPVPSPTGQGARQIPPPAQVPPPYSPDLKHLLTIVVAVVVISALYLAREVLIPITLAILLSFVVAPIVGLLRRLGLWRTPAVLVAVLLAMGVILVLGSIIGLQIAGLAQDLPRYQATIQQKVDTVQGTALGWVNDFVRQIDHAQPTTPPAATPGEGPRPMPVEIQQGPPSPMELAQRLLSPVLGPLETVFIVFIVAIFMLMQQADLRDRLIRLFGSDDLHRTTVALDDAAKRLSKYFLAQLAINGCFGAVVAAGLFFIGVPSPLLWGILAALFRFIPYVGALLAAALPIALAAGVDPGWNMVIWTAALFLVTEPIMGQVVEPMVYGHSTGLSPVSVIVAAIFWTWLWGPIGLILATPLTLCLVVLGRHVERLEFLDVMLGDRPALTPAENFYQRMLAGDADEAQAQAESLLEDRPLSSYYDEVALKGLRLAANDAQRGVLSEAKLQQIRDTTGLLVQSLADQEDRDPPPTEERSAVEEQSVAEKALPRRAAPAVPLPPRDSWPEAWRGEGAVLCLPGRGPLDEAASAMLVQILGRHGLGARLLPHEAVSRTTIGRQDFSGVAMICLSYLDISGSPAHLRYLLRRLRQKAPGAPVVVGLWDAQDEVLRDAALRGAIGAEHYTTSLAETVTACLETVRAASHAPDMAPAAE; from the coding sequence ATGCCTGACCCATCCCCAGCGACCTCCGCGCCTTCCCTGGCCCCCGGCTCCGTGCCCGGCATCCCGGTTCCCTCCCCTACGGGCCAGGGTGCCCGGCAGATCCCTCCCCCGGCCCAGGTTCCCCCGCCCTACAGCCCCGACCTGAAGCACCTGCTGACCATCGTGGTCGCCGTCGTGGTGATCAGCGCGCTCTATCTGGCGCGCGAGGTGCTGATCCCCATCACCCTGGCCATCCTGCTGTCCTTCGTGGTGGCGCCGATCGTGGGCCTCCTGCGCCGCCTCGGCCTGTGGCGCACGCCCGCCGTGCTGGTGGCGGTGCTGCTGGCCATGGGCGTGATCCTGGTGCTGGGCAGCATCATCGGGTTGCAGATCGCCGGGCTGGCGCAGGACCTGCCGCGCTATCAGGCCACCATCCAGCAGAAGGTGGACACGGTGCAGGGCACCGCGCTGGGCTGGGTGAACGACTTCGTGCGGCAGATCGACCACGCCCAGCCCACCACCCCGCCCGCCGCCACGCCCGGCGAGGGCCCCCGGCCGATGCCGGTGGAGATCCAGCAGGGCCCGCCCTCGCCCATGGAGCTGGCGCAGCGGCTGCTCTCCCCGGTGCTGGGGCCGCTGGAGACGGTGTTCATCGTCTTCATCGTCGCCATCTTCATGCTGATGCAGCAGGCCGACCTGCGGGACCGGCTGATCCGCCTCTTCGGCTCGGACGACCTGCACCGCACCACCGTGGCCCTGGACGACGCGGCCAAGCGCCTGTCGAAGTACTTCCTCGCCCAGCTCGCCATCAACGGCTGCTTCGGCGCGGTGGTGGCGGCCGGACTGTTCTTCATCGGCGTGCCCAGCCCGCTGCTCTGGGGCATCCTGGCCGCGCTGTTCCGCTTCATCCCCTATGTCGGCGCGCTGCTGGCCGCCGCCCTGCCCATCGCGCTGGCCGCCGGCGTCGATCCCGGCTGGAACATGGTGATCTGGACCGCCGCCCTGTTCCTGGTGACCGAGCCCATCATGGGGCAGGTGGTGGAGCCGATGGTCTATGGCCACAGCACCGGCCTTTCGCCCGTCTCGGTGATCGTGGCGGCGATCTTCTGGACCTGGCTCTGGGGCCCGATCGGGCTGATCCTGGCCACCCCGCTCACCCTTTGCCTCGTGGTGCTGGGGCGGCATGTGGAGCGGCTGGAATTCCTCGACGTCATGCTGGGCGACCGGCCTGCCCTGACGCCGGCGGAGAACTTCTACCAGCGGATGCTGGCCGGTGACGCGGACGAGGCCCAGGCACAGGCCGAGAGCCTGCTGGAGGACCGGCCCCTCTCCTCCTACTATGACGAGGTGGCGCTCAAGGGCCTGCGGCTGGCCGCCAACGACGCGCAGCGCGGCGTGCTGTCCGAGGCCAAGCTGCAGCAGATCCGCGACACCACCGGCCTGCTGGTGCAGTCCCTGGCCGACCAGGAGGACCGTGACCCGCCCCCCACCGAGGAGCGCAGCGCGGTGGAGGAACAGAGCGTGGCGGAAAAGGCCCTCCCGCGCCGCGCCGCGCCCGCCGTACCGCTGCCGCCCAGGGACTCCTGGCCCGAAGCCTGGCGTGGCGAGGGTGCGGTGCTCTGCCTGCCCGGCCGCGGGCCGCTCGACGAGGCGGCCTCCGCCATGCTGGTCCAGATCCTGGGCCGGCACGGGCTGGGCGCGCGCCTGCTGCCACACGAGGCCGTCTCCCGCACCACGATCGGACGCCAGGATTTCTCCGGCGTGGCGATGATCTGCCTGTCCTACCTGGATATCTCCGGCAGCCCGGCACATCTCCGCTACCTGCTCCGCCGGCTGCGGCAGAAGGCCCCCGGCGCACCCGTCGTGGTGGGCCTCTGGGATGCACAGGACGAGGTGCTGCGCGACGCCGCCCTGCGCGGCGCCATCGGCGCGGAACACTACACCACCTCCCTCGCCGAAACCGTCACCGCCTGTCTGGAAACCGTCCGCGCCGCGAGCCACGCGCCGGACATGGCCCCGGCGGCGGAGTGA
- the rnd gene encoding ribonuclease D, whose product MSRRSTPPDPAPVLVTDTDALAALCARLREEDFVTVDTEFMREKTYWPELCVVQLAGERDVAVVDVLAPGLDLAPLGELLADEHVVKVFHAARQDVEIFLLRFGATPRPMFDTQIAAMVAGFGDQASYDSLVRALAHAQIDKAHRFSDWAARPLSAAQIAYAAADVTHLRRVYRALRDRLQREDRLDWVGEEMAALTDPANYRTDPETVWEKLRPRTSNRRFLAALRAAAAWREREAQRVNVPRQRLVRDESLLEIAATMPQDAAALARARGVSEGFARGKSGAGLLAALAEARDLPDEALPELAREKQGPPASPALVALLKVLLAAKAEEHSVAPKLIANGEDIDHIACRDGEQVQALSGWRRKVFGEDALALCSGRLALGVDGKRIRLIPAR is encoded by the coding sequence ATGAGCCGCCGTTCCACGCCGCCGGACCCCGCGCCCGTCCTGGTCACCGACACCGACGCCCTCGCCGCCCTCTGCGCCCGCCTGCGCGAGGAAGACTTCGTGACCGTGGACACGGAGTTCATGCGCGAGAAGACCTACTGGCCCGAGCTTTGCGTGGTGCAGCTGGCCGGCGAGCGCGACGTCGCGGTGGTGGACGTCCTGGCCCCGGGGCTGGACCTCGCCCCGCTGGGGGAGCTCCTGGCCGACGAGCATGTGGTCAAGGTCTTCCACGCCGCCCGGCAGGATGTGGAGATCTTCCTGCTCCGCTTCGGCGCCACGCCGCGGCCGATGTTCGACACCCAGATCGCCGCCATGGTGGCCGGCTTCGGCGACCAGGCCTCCTATGACAGCCTGGTCCGGGCCCTGGCCCATGCGCAGATCGACAAGGCCCACCGCTTCAGCGACTGGGCGGCCCGCCCCCTGTCCGCGGCCCAGATCGCCTATGCCGCCGCCGATGTGACGCATCTGCGCCGGGTCTACCGCGCTCTGCGCGACCGCCTGCAGCGCGAGGACCGGCTGGACTGGGTGGGGGAGGAGATGGCCGCCCTGACCGACCCGGCGAACTACCGCACCGATCCGGAGACGGTCTGGGAGAAGCTGCGCCCCCGCACCAGCAACCGCCGCTTCCTGGCCGCCCTGCGCGCCGCCGCCGCCTGGCGGGAGCGCGAGGCGCAGCGGGTGAACGTGCCGCGCCAGCGGCTGGTACGCGACGAGAGCCTGCTGGAGATCGCCGCCACCATGCCGCAGGACGCCGCCGCCCTGGCCCGGGCGCGCGGCGTGTCCGAGGGCTTCGCGCGCGGCAAGTCCGGCGCCGGGCTGCTCGCCGCCCTGGCCGAGGCCCGCGACCTGCCGGACGAGGCGCTGCCCGAGCTGGCGCGGGAGAAACAGGGGCCGCCGGCCTCCCCGGCGCTGGTCGCGCTGCTCAAGGTCCTCCTCGCCGCCAAGGCGGAGGAGCACAGCGTGGCACCCAAGCTGATCGCCAATGGCGAGGATATCGACCACATCGCCTGCCGGGACGGGGAGCAGGTCCAGGCCCTGTCCGGCTGGCGGCGCAAGGTTTTCGGCGAGGATGCCCTGGCCCTCTGCTCCGGCCGTCTCGCCCTGGGCGTGGACGGCAAGCGGATCCGCCTGATCCCGGCGCGCTGA
- the aspS gene encoding aspartate--tRNA ligase — MHAYRTHNCGALRAADAGKTARLSGWVHRKRDHGGLLFIDLRDHFGITQCVVAQGSPVFEAADALRPESVVTLTGEVVMREGSTVNPKLPTGEVELRVRELEVQSAAEVLPIQVAGDQEFPEDLRLRYRFLDLRREKQHRNIMLRAGVIASIRRRMIDQGFTEFQTPILTASSPEGARDFLVPARNHPGKFYALPQAPQQFKQLAMVAGFDRYFQIAPCFRDEAARADRSPGEFYQLDFEMSFVTQEDVFAAIEPVMHGVFEEFGGGRKVTPAPFPRIAYDTAMLEYGSDKPDLRNPIRITDVTAHFAESGFGLFAKIAASGGIVRAVPAPGAAGNPRGFFDKLNEWARAEGAGGLGYIQFAADGAKGPIAKNLEAGRVEAIREACGLQPGDAVFFAAGKKDETPKFAGKVRTKLGEELGLIAKDEFRFCWIVDFPMYELNEETGLVDFSHNPFSMPQGGLDALNSKDPLEIKAFQYDIVCNGIELSSGAIRNHRPDIMIRAFEIAGYTAEQVEDRFGGMLNAFRYGAPPHGGSAPGIDRIVMLLADEPNIREVILFPLNQQGEDLMMHAPAPVEPARLKELSIRLDLPPAKPSVKPAVPGAAQGETQKDTPKDAAEASGGAAKA, encoded by the coding sequence ATGCACGCCTACCGCACCCACAACTGCGGCGCCCTTCGCGCCGCCGATGCCGGCAAGACCGCCCGGCTCTCGGGCTGGGTGCATCGCAAGCGCGACCATGGCGGGCTGCTCTTCATCGACCTGCGCGACCATTTCGGCATCACCCAGTGCGTGGTGGCCCAGGGTTCGCCGGTCTTCGAGGCCGCCGACGCGCTGCGCCCCGAGAGCGTGGTGACGCTGACCGGCGAGGTGGTGATGCGCGAGGGGTCCACGGTGAACCCGAAGCTGCCGACCGGCGAGGTGGAGCTGCGCGTGCGCGAGCTGGAGGTCCAGTCCGCCGCCGAGGTGCTGCCGATCCAGGTGGCGGGCGACCAGGAGTTCCCCGAGGACCTGCGCCTGCGCTACCGCTTCCTCGATCTCCGGCGGGAGAAGCAGCACCGCAACATCATGCTGCGCGCGGGCGTCATCGCCTCCATCCGCCGCCGCATGATCGACCAGGGCTTCACCGAGTTCCAGACGCCGATCCTGACCGCCAGCAGCCCCGAGGGCGCGCGTGACTTCCTCGTTCCCGCCCGCAACCATCCGGGCAAGTTCTACGCCCTGCCGCAGGCGCCGCAGCAGTTCAAGCAGCTCGCCATGGTGGCGGGCTTCGACCGCTACTTCCAGATCGCGCCCTGCTTCCGCGACGAAGCGGCGCGCGCCGACCGCTCGCCGGGCGAGTTCTACCAGCTCGACTTCGAGATGAGCTTCGTCACGCAGGAGGACGTCTTCGCCGCCATCGAGCCGGTGATGCACGGTGTGTTCGAGGAGTTCGGCGGCGGCCGCAAGGTCACGCCCGCGCCCTTCCCGCGCATCGCCTACGACACCGCGATGCTGGAATACGGCTCCGACAAGCCCGACCTGCGCAACCCGATCAGGATCACCGACGTCACCGCGCATTTCGCGGAGTCCGGCTTCGGCCTCTTCGCGAAGATCGCGGCCTCCGGTGGCATCGTGCGCGCCGTGCCGGCGCCGGGCGCGGCCGGCAACCCGCGCGGCTTCTTCGACAAGCTGAACGAATGGGCGCGCGCCGAGGGCGCGGGTGGCCTCGGCTACATCCAGTTCGCGGCGGATGGCGCCAAGGGGCCGATCGCCAAGAACCTGGAGGCCGGGCGCGTCGAGGCGATCCGCGAGGCCTGCGGGCTGCAGCCGGGCGACGCGGTCTTCTTCGCCGCCGGCAAGAAGGACGAGACGCCCAAGTTCGCCGGCAAGGTCCGCACGAAGCTGGGTGAGGAGCTGGGCCTGATCGCCAAGGACGAGTTCCGCTTCTGCTGGATCGTCGATTTCCCGATGTACGAGCTGAACGAGGAGACGGGGCTGGTGGACTTCTCCCACAACCCCTTCTCCATGCCCCAGGGCGGGCTCGACGCGCTGAACTCGAAGGACCCGCTGGAGATCAAGGCCTTCCAGTACGACATCGTCTGCAACGGCATCGAGCTGTCCTCGGGCGCCATCCGCAACCACCGGCCGGACATCATGATCCGGGCCTTCGAGATCGCCGGCTATACCGCCGAGCAGGTCGAGGACCGCTTCGGCGGCATGCTGAACGCCTTCCGCTACGGCGCCCCGCCGCATGGTGGCTCGGCGCCGGGCATCGACCGCATCGTGATGCTGCTGGCCGACGAGCCGAACATCCGCGAGGTCATCCTCTTCCCGCTGAACCAGCAGGGTGAGGATCTGATGATGCATGCCCCGGCCCCGGTGGAGCCGGCGCGGCTGAAGGAGCTGTCGATCAGGCTCGACCTTCCTCCGGCCAAGCCCTCCGTGAAGCCCGCGGTCCCCGGGGCTGCCCAGGGGGAGACACAGAAGGATACACCTAAGGACGCGGCGGAGGCTTCCGGCGGCGCGGCGAAAGCCTAG
- a CDS encoding cell envelope integrity EipB family protein, which translates to MRLRPVLRLAPLGALALLAAPCLLVAFPAGAQAPKPPAAAADHLPGVQDMAAHRAAYRLTLEKTRENSDVAGVQGAMLFEVLDACDGWTTRQRLTLRILNRDGQQIDTASDYSTYESKNGRTLRFSMTQSSGGAVSQRVVGEATREADGSGTIRYEQPQASEARMPPGTLFPMMHTIKAIDTAVEGRRMMLAPLMDGTSEDGVQDSTTFILNWDGKAPEKPRFPLLANQGSGRMRIAFFGKPDGKDAGGAASPDYEVGLRYYANGVADDMKMDFGEFTLNGALEKLDPVPSRC; encoded by the coding sequence ATGCGTCTGCGCCCCGTTCTGCGCCTCGCCCCCCTCGGGGCCCTGGCCCTGCTGGCGGCTCCCTGCCTCCTGGTCGCCTTCCCGGCCGGGGCGCAGGCCCCGAAGCCCCCGGCCGCGGCCGCGGACCATCTGCCGGGGGTGCAGGACATGGCGGCGCACCGGGCGGCCTATCGCCTGACCCTGGAGAAGACACGCGAGAACAGCGACGTCGCCGGGGTGCAGGGGGCCATGCTGTTCGAGGTGCTGGACGCCTGCGACGGCTGGACCACCCGCCAGCGCCTGACGCTGCGCATCCTGAATCGGGATGGGCAGCAGATCGACACAGCCTCCGACTACTCGACCTATGAGAGCAAGAACGGCCGCACCCTCCGCTTCTCCATGACCCAGAGCAGCGGCGGGGCGGTCAGCCAGCGCGTGGTGGGCGAGGCGACGCGGGAGGCGGACGGCTCGGGCACCATCCGCTACGAGCAGCCACAGGCCAGCGAGGCCCGCATGCCGCCCGGCACGCTCTTTCCGATGATGCACACCATCAAGGCGATCGACACGGCGGTGGAAGGCCGCCGCATGATGCTCGCCCCGCTGATGGACGGCACCAGCGAGGACGGGGTGCAGGACAGCACCACCTTCATCCTGAACTGGGACGGCAAGGCGCCGGAGAAGCCGCGCTTCCCGCTGTTGGCCAACCAGGGCAGCGGGCGGATGCGCATCGCCTTCTTCGGCAAGCCCGACGGCAAGGATGCCGGCGGCGCCGCCTCGCCCGACTACGAGGTGGGGCTGCGCTACTACGCCAATGGCGTGGCCGACGACATGAAGATGGATTTCGGCGAGTTCACCCTGAACGGGGCCCTGGAGAAGCTGGACCCCGTTCCGAGCCGCTGCTGA
- a CDS encoding carbohydrate porin → MRSSLPVPRRRARLSRLPLPPLLAALLAAGTVAGPARADDVPGQQGAPEPACEDGVSLTPGACLEGQVLLDSFANTRGGVHRGVAALGQLSLGVDLDLGTLAGWEGWTARASAYGILGRQPSPSLIGSLASLSNAEAVPTFRLSELWVQREVEGIGSLRIGQIAADTEFFTASAAGNLTNGTFGWPMGISYALPSGGPGYPFAAPGIRLALWDPEKGSGFRAAIMTGDPGGKYGAGTDPQRHNRYGTNFSFAGGTFYIAEGVVGAAAPEDSKQRPWVAKLGAWYHNGGFDDQRGDPGIYFAEPTSTNTSVDPLANGSVPRKPNNYGLYTVGEVTLWRGETSNLASFARLSFTPGGRNLFDFYGDAGLAWHGPFGRKDDTASIGLAYAQTGAAGRDLDRAVRALTGLPPTRDREMVLEANYEAAVTDHLAIRPGVQWISHPNAGIPDERYRDDARLRDAVVLELRLAAKL, encoded by the coding sequence ATGCGTTCCAGCCTTCCTGTCCCTCGCCGGAGAGCGCGCCTGTCGCGTCTCCCCCTGCCGCCGCTCCTGGCCGCGTTGCTCGCCGCCGGCACCGTCGCCGGTCCCGCCAGGGCGGATGACGTGCCCGGACAGCAGGGGGCGCCGGAGCCAGCCTGCGAGGACGGGGTGAGCCTCACCCCGGGTGCCTGCCTGGAAGGTCAGGTGCTGCTGGACAGCTTCGCCAATACCCGGGGCGGCGTGCATCGCGGCGTCGCGGCGCTGGGCCAGCTTTCGCTGGGGGTGGACCTCGATCTCGGCACGCTGGCGGGCTGGGAGGGCTGGACCGCCCGCGCCTCGGCCTATGGCATCCTCGGGCGGCAGCCATCGCCGAGCCTGATCGGCAGCCTCGCCTCGCTCAGCAATGCGGAGGCCGTGCCGACCTTCCGCCTGTCCGAACTCTGGGTGCAGCGGGAGGTGGAGGGGATCGGCTCCCTGCGCATCGGCCAGATCGCGGCGGATACCGAGTTCTTCACCGCCTCCGCGGCGGGCAACCTCACCAACGGCACCTTCGGCTGGCCGATGGGCATCTCCTATGCCCTGCCCTCGGGCGGTCCGGGCTATCCCTTCGCCGCGCCGGGCATCCGTCTCGCCCTCTGGGACCCGGAGAAGGGCAGTGGCTTCCGGGCGGCGATCATGACGGGCGACCCGGGCGGCAAGTACGGCGCCGGCACCGACCCCCAGCGGCACAATCGCTACGGCACGAACTTCTCCTTCGCCGGCGGCACCTTCTACATCGCCGAGGGCGTCGTGGGCGCGGCAGCACCGGAAGACAGCAAGCAGCGCCCCTGGGTGGCGAAGCTGGGCGCCTGGTACCACAATGGCGGCTTCGACGATCAGCGCGGCGATCCCGGCATCTATTTCGCCGAGCCCACCAGCACCAACACCTCGGTCGATCCCCTGGCCAATGGCAGCGTGCCGCGCAAGCCGAACAACTACGGCCTCTACACGGTGGGAGAGGTGACGTTGTGGCGGGGCGAGACGTCGAACCTCGCCAGCTTCGCCCGCCTGTCCTTCACGCCCGGCGGGCGCAACCTGTTCGACTTCTACGGCGATGCCGGCCTCGCCTGGCACGGCCCCTTCGGGCGGAAGGACGACACGGCCTCGATCGGCCTCGCCTATGCCCAGACCGGCGCCGCCGGCCGCGACCTGGACCGCGCGGTCCGGGCCCTGACCGGCCTGCCGCCGACCCGGGACCGGGAGATGGTGCTGGAAGCGAACTACGAGGCCGCGGTCACCGACCACCTCGCCATCCGGCCCGGCGTGCAGTGGATCTCCCACCCCAATGCCGGCATCCCGGACGAACGCTACCGCGACGATGCGCGCCTGCGCGACGCGGTGGTGCTGGAACTGCGCCTCGCCGCCAAGCTCTGA
- a CDS encoding CsbD family protein: MDEDRIIGAAKQGAGRLQSATGELLGDSRMQARGDYYEAEGRAENALGGLADTIREQPLTAALIAVGIGWLIGRLRII, translated from the coding sequence ATGGATGAGGACCGGATCATCGGCGCCGCGAAGCAGGGCGCCGGCCGCCTCCAGAGCGCCACGGGCGAGCTGCTCGGCGACAGCCGGATGCAGGCCCGGGGCGACTACTACGAGGCCGAGGGCCGCGCCGAGAACGCCCTGGGCGGCCTGGCCGACACGATCCGCGAGCAGCCCCTGACCGCGGCCCTGATCGCGGTCGGCATCGGCTGGCTGATCGGGCGGCTTCGCATCATCTGA